A stretch of Halichondria panicea chromosome 1, odHalPani1.1, whole genome shotgun sequence DNA encodes these proteins:
- the LOC135345388 gene encoding uncharacterized protein LOC135345388 codes for MYYCFVLQLFLTMALSSVQTAEILNFSQSTDAVAPGGNIIFICEVIGRSAEWKINDTFRYQSDPTRGLFINVPIRNDTISDYLLLRLTITAYEYNNSSKISCFGFDPDTQQDKLFIIAGPPSEPQPRFSYTDNGLSLTITWNKPFTHTGFNITAYSLLIYNTSDSTMRNVTLGQQRMYVDVIDTAPTNFHELQYTVTAYNSLGSNAASVIAGYPIPIDPVEIQWRVLYDRDSAPYLEIWFEPAYVCSFQDVEYTVYLENVSGNSTLQTYGDVLYSVHSGLSVGANYTVIIEEQSTVGLTVSRQDIVIEALHSQTIKEQSTVGPVSIQDVEALPSQSIGNQQVQIHITAIGGLAVCLAVSLVLFFIFLALYCKQRKKAKYLRKISVDTANNGRPSTLRTRSSATKLNPIYEGGGPVYESPGGEPLRALLSTSTPSTPNTPLDNNNPRYVFDMPPPDLPPPRKLQFVLPNAPSCNGGNLEEDQEKADLKVALEEPEYTMTRPIRAVKPSPLILST; via the exons ATGTACTACTGTTTCGTATTACAACTGTTCCTGACAATGGCTCTGTCATCAGTGCAAACTGCAG aaatattaaatttctcTCAGTCAACTGATGCTGTAGCCCCAGGTGGAAACATAATATTCATTTGCGAGGTAATTGGTCGCTCTGCGGAGTGGAAAATCAACGACACTTTTCGATACCAATCTGATCCGACTAGGGGCCTCTTTATTAATGTCCCTATAAGGAATGATACTATATCGGATTACTTGCTTTTAAGGCTGACTATCACAGCTTATGAGTACAACAATAGTTCGAAAATATCTTGTTTTGGTTTTGACCCGGACACCCAACAAGACAAGCTCTTCATTATTGCAG GACCACCATCTGAACCCCAGCCACGATTCAGTTACACCGATAATGGTTTGTCACTCACCATCACTTGGAACAAACCCTTCACCCACACTGGATTCAACATCACTGCATACTCACTGCTAATTTACAACACGTCTGATTCCACAATGAGAAATGTGACATTGGGTCAACAACGTATGTATGTGGATGTCATTGATACTGCCCCTACCAATTTCCACGAGCTACAatacactgtaacagcatacaacTCATTAGGGAGCAATGCAGCAAGTGTCATTGCAGGATATCCAATTC CAATTGATCCTGTTGAAATTCAATGGAGAGTTTTGTACGACAGAGACAGTGCACCATACTTGGAGATATGGTTTGAA CCAGCCTATGTTTGTTCCTTCCAAGATGTCGAGTATACAGTTTATCTTGAGAACGTTTCCGGAAACTCTACCCTACAAACCTATGGTGATGTTTTGTACAGTGTTCATTCTGGACTGAGTGTTGGAGCtaattatacagtaattatagAAGAACAAAGCACAGTAGGACTCACTGTGTCAAGACAAGATATTGTTATTGAAGCACTGCATTCTCAGA CTATAAAAGAACAAAGCACAGTAGGCCCTGTGTCAATACAAGACGTTGAAGCACTGCCTTCTCAGA GTATAGGTAATCAACAAGTACAAATACATATCACAGCCATTGGAGGGCTTGCTGTGTGTTTGGCCGTTTCCCTTGTACTCTTCTTCATCTTCTTAGCTCTTTACTGCAAGCAAAGGAAAAAAGCAAAAT ATCTAAGAAAAATCTCGGTTGATACGGCCAATAATGGACGACCAAGCACATTGCGAACAAGATCATCAGCCACAAAGCTAAATCCCATTTACGAAGGAGGTGGTCCTGTGTATGAGAGTCCTGGTGGAGAACCGTTACGTGCCCTTCTATCAACTAGCACACCGAGTACTCCCAATACCCCTCTCGATAACAATAACCCACGTTACGTCTTTGATATGCCCCCACCAGATCTTCCACCCCCCAGGAAGCTTCAGTTCGTGCTCCCCAACGCCCCATCCTGTAATGGAGGGAACCTGGAGGAAGATCAAGAGAAGGCAGACCTAAAGGTGGCTTTAGAAGAGCCAGAGTACACAATGACGAGGCCGATCCGAGCAGTCAAGCCTTCGCCTTTGATTTTATCTACTTAA
- the LOC135345360 gene encoding uncharacterized protein LOC135345360 isoform X1, whose protein sequence is MIHPRTSYNHNVQWNRCKLLKMYYCFVVKLFLTMALSSVQTAEILNFSQSTDAVAPGGNITFICEVIGRSAEWKINDTFRYQSDPTRGFFIINVPIRNDTISDYLLLRLTITAYEYNNSSKISCFGFDPNTQQDKLFIIAGPPSEPQPRFSYTDNGLSLTITWNKPFTHTGFNITAYSLLIYNTSDSTMRNVTLGQQRMYVDVIDTAPSNCHELQYTVTVYNSLGSNAASVIAGYPIPLDPVEIQWRVLYNRDSAPHLEIWFKPAYVCSFQDVEYTVYLENVSGNSTLQTYGDVLYSVHSGLSVGANYTVIIEERSTVGLTVSRQDIVIEVLHSQIQSTVEALPSQSHQQVQIHNTAIGGLAVCLVVSLVLFFIFLALYCKQRKKAKYLRKISVDTANNGRPSTLRTRSSATKLNPIYEGGGPVYESPGGEPLRALLSTSTPSTPNTPLDNNNPRYVFDMPPPDLPPPRKLQFVLPNAPSCNGGNLEEDQEKADLKVALEEPEYTMMRPIRAVKPSPLILST, encoded by the exons ATGATACATCCTCGAACTAGCTATAATCATAATGTTCAGTGGAATCGTTGCAAGCTGTTAAAGATGTACTATTGTTTCGTAGTGAAACTGTTCCTTACAATGGCTCTGTCATCAGTGCAAACTGCAG aaatattaaatttctcTCAGTCAACTGATGCTGTAGCCCCAGGTGGAAACATCACATTCATTTGCGAGGTAATTGGTCGCTCTGCGGAGTGGAAAATCAACGACACTTTTAGATACCAATCTGACCCGACTAGGGGCTTCTTTATTATTAATGTCCCTATAAGGAATGACACTATATCGGATTACTTGCTTTTAAGGCTGACTATCACAGCTTATGAGTACAACAATAGTTCGAAAATATCTTGTTTTGGTTTTGACCCGAACACCCAACAAGACAAGCTCTTCATTATTGCAG GACCACCATCTGAACCCCAGCCACGATTCAGTTACACCGATAACGGTTTGTCACTCACCATCACTTGGAACAAACCCTTCACCCACACTGGATTCAACATCACTGCATACTCACTGCTAATTTACAACACGTCTGATTCCACAATGAGAAATGTGACATTGGGTCAACAACGTATGTATGTGGATGTCATCGATACTGCCCCTAGCAATTGCCACGAGCTACAATACACTGTGACAGTATACAACTCATTAGGGAGCAATGCAGCAAGTGTCATTGCAGGATATCCAATTC CACTTGATCCTGTTGAAATTCAATGGAGAGTTTTGTACAACAGAGACAGTGCACCACACTTGGAGATATGGTTTAAA CCGGCCTATGTTTGTTCCTTCCAAGATGTCGAGTATACAGTTTATCTTGAGAACGTTTCCGGAAACTCTACCCTACAAACCTATGGTGATGTTTTGTACAGTGTTCATTCTGGACTGAGTGTTGGAGCtaattatacagtaattatagAAGAACGAAGCACAGTAGGACTCACTGTGTCAAGACAAGATATTGTTATTGAAGTACTGCATTCTCAGA TTCAAAGCACAGTAGAAGCACTGCCTTCTCAGA gtcATCAACAAGTGCAAATACATAACACAGCCATTGGAGGGCTTGCTGTGTGTTTGGTCGTTTCCCTTGTACTCTTCTTCATCTTCTTAGCTCTTTACTGCAAGCAAAGGAAAAAAGCAAAAT ATCTAAGAAAAATCTCGGTTGATACGGCCAATAATGGACGACCAAGCACATTGCGAACAAGATCATCAGCCACAAAACTAAACCCCATTTACGAAGGAGGTGGTCCTGTATATGAGAGTCCTGGTGGAGAACCGTTACGTGCCCTTCTATCAACTAGCACACCGAGTACTCCCAATACCCCCCTCGATAACAATAACCCACGTTACGTCTTTGATATGCCCCCACCAGATCTTCCACCCCCCAGGAAACTTCAGTTCGTGCTCCCCAACGCTCCATCCTGTAATGGAGGGAACCTGGAGGAAGATCAAGAGAAGGCAGACCTAAAGGTGGCTTTAGAAGAGCCAGAGTACACCATGATGAGGCCGATCCGAGCAGTCAAGCCTTCGCCTTTGATTTTATCTACTTAA
- the LOC135335854 gene encoding uncharacterized protein LOC135335854: MTLEFDSEDIELEVPIEGLKIRGWEIRPLFRPQLAQARIDNFKPGRKIPSCQLTAKFIGSEADAATVTELNVPLVIKGAKGPCNMIAIDIDFPLAIEGAKEPCNTIAIVNRQENESSLTVERIMEETGITEQQLDMMLEDCDRQSIAECFDDVAIYLDQFELSPADKENVRQQHTAQAAMTAALKFWSRKNPYEATLRKLLAIIINQKRGDTAIKCVAKILESTERR; this comes from the exons ATGACTTTAGAATTCGATAGTGAGGATATTGAACTCGAGGTTCCAATTGAGGGTTTGAAAATTAGAGGCTGGGAAATACGACCTCTTTTTAGACCACAG CTTGCTCAAGCACGGATCGACAATTTTAAACCTGGGCGAAAGATACCAAGTTGCCAACTAACTGCCAAATTTATCGGATCGGAGGCAGATGCTGCAACTGTAACTGAGTTGAATGTTCCTTTGGTCATCAAAGGAGCCAAGGGGCCATGCAACATGATTGCCATAGACATTGATTTTCCTTTAGCCATTGAAGGAGCCAAGGAGCCCTGCAACACGATTGCCATAGTCAACAGGCAAG AAAATGAAAGTTCTCTGACTGTTGAAAGAATAATGGAAGAAACTGGGATCACTGAGCAGCAACTAGACATGATGCTTGAAGATTGTGACCGACAGTCGATTGCCGAGTGCTTTGATGATGTCGCCATATACCTAGACCAATTTGAGCTCTCTCCCGCAGACAAAGAGAATGTTAGACAGCAGCACACTGCTCAAGCTGCAATGACAGCTGCATTGAAGTTTTGGAGCCGGAAAAACCCTTACGAAGCAACTCTAAGAAAGTTGCTGGCGATAATTATTAATCAGAAAAGAGGAGATACTGCCATCAAGTGTGTAGCTAAAATACTCGAATCAACAGAAAGAAGGTAG
- the LOC135345468 gene encoding sushi, von Willebrand factor type A, EGF and pentraxin domain-containing protein 1-like, whose product MFLTLKQEIPAALVMLVVAIAIVNTAVEICPESRCPGPLPQMQQIVEGDRVIEYFFNSSLYITNINWCINGKQATNPTLFREKIMKNFSTNVLVYTNPSREDRANGLTLYAIEGESHSDCAINTNLITVQSNVGNISARLVLIHIVEASCPVLHHPVNGKVVHVTDKTANYSCNPGFNLNGNSTITCVTKVDEQVGEWIGSSPTCEPVTCERPTITNGTVDFCGDGQEPNRTSFGAIATFKCDEGYTLSDSTTLRCTYGISTENSLSENGNWNSTLPTCEALPPTTTASTTTTTPSTTSITLHYTTSISVPPVPGSIKIEDPRGISIVLTAFIVGLVLGVLATSVVCYVCVKRTSTIHPATCIGNLNRNDVLNGHIDYQMDGIEDSQKQDS is encoded by the exons ATGTTTTTAACTTTGAAGCAAGAGATTCCAGCTGCTTTGGTCATGCTAGTAGTTGCAATCGCAATTGTGAATACAGCCGTAGAAATATGTCCAG AATCGAGATGTCCTGGACCTCTTCCACAAATGCAACAGATTGTGGAGGGAGATAGAGTAATCGAATACTTCTTCAACTCGTCATTATACATAACCAATATTAACTGGTGTATTAATGGAAAGCAGGCTACAAATCCTACCTTGTTTAGGGAAAAAATCATGAAAAATTTTAGTACTAATGTACTTGTCTACACTAATCCTTCTCGTGAGGACCGAGCTAACGGATTAACACTGTATGCGATAGAGGGTGAATCTCATTCTGACTGTGCTATAAATACCAACCTGATCACAGTACAGTCAAATGTAGGAAACATATCAGCCAGGCTTGTCCTCATTCATATTGTTGAag CATCATGCCCAGTACTACATCACCCAGTAAATGGGAAAGTAGTGCATGTGACAGATAAAACAGCCAATTACAGCTGCAACCCTGGGTTCAACCTAAATGGGAACAGTACAATAACTTGTGTAACAAAGGTTGATGAGCAAGTGGGGGAATGGATTGGTTCTtcaccaacttgtgaac CCGTTACCTGTGAAAGACCAACAATAACTAATGGTACCGTGGACTTTTGCGGTGATGGTCAAGAACCAAACAGAACATCTTTCGGAGCTATTGCCACTTTCAAATGCGATGAAGGGTACACTTTGAGTGATAGCACAACTCTAAGGTGTACTTACGGAATAAGTACAGAAAACTCCTTGAGCGAGAATGGAAACTGGAACAGCACGcttccaacttgtgaag CATTACCACCCACAACAACTGCATCAACAACAACCACAACACCTTCAACAACATCGATAACCCTGCATTACACAACGAGCATATCAGTTCCACCAG TCCCTGGTTCAATCAAGATAGAGGATCCAAGAGGCATCTCAATAGTTTTAACTGCTTTTATTGTGGGACTAGTGCTAGGTGTCCTTGCAACCAGTGTGGTCTGTTATGTCTGCGTCAAAAGAACTTCAACCATACATCCAGCAACT TGTATAGGAAACTTAAATAGAAATGACGTCTTAAACGGACACATTGATTATCAAATGGATGGAATTGAAGACTCGCAAAAACAAGATTCATAA
- the LOC135342873 gene encoding uncharacterized protein LOC135342873, with product MASITRHAPINLDEFTLKDVLISENELGYGSSGNVLKLEYQGLKCAGKKIYQFLGIVFEKGTQLLILVTEFLPTDLRSCLEHYGVLHDEISYSILHDVSLGLAFLHSQTPQIIHLDISSTGILLSANMTAKICDFGSAMIFEGKYQQMTFAPGSPPYMPPETLVDDPHYDASVDVFSFGALMVEMFTAKLPLPEIARARKDPAGILIVISEVERRQNLLNKIGDKHPLMDLITSCLSNNPD from the exons ATGGCGTCTATTACAAGACATGCCCCTATAAACTTAGATGAATTCACTTTAAAAGACGTTCTCATTTCTGAAAACGAGCTGGGATATGGCTCATCGGGAAACGTCCTTAAACTTGAATATCAAGGCTTGAAGTGTGCAGGCAAGAAAATTTATCAA TTTCTGGGAATTGTTTTTGAAAAGGGTACACAATTACTCATCCTAGTCACGGAATTCCTTCCCACTGATTTGAGAAGTTGTCTCGAACACTATGGTGTTCTCCACGATGAGATCAGCTACTCCATCCTTCATGATGTGTCACTGGGCCTGGCCTTCCTTCACAGCCAAACACCACAGATTATCCACTTGGACATCTCAAGCACGGGGATTCTTCTGTCTGCCAACATGACAGCCAAAATTTGTGACTTTGGGTCTGCAATGATATTCGAAGGCAAGTACCAGCAAATGACTTTTGCACCTGGAAGTCCACCATATATGCCTCCTGAGACCTTAGTTGATGACCCTCACTATGACGCAAGTGTGGATGTGTTCTCATTTGGAGCATTAATGGTCGAAATGTTTACGGCAAAGTTGCCACTGCCAGAGATTGCTCGTGCTCGAAAAGATCCAGCTGGGATACTCATAGTTATATCGGAAGTTGAACGCCGCCAAAACCTACTCAACAAAATTGGTGATAAACACCCACTGATGGACCTCATTACCAGCTGTCTCAGCAACAACCCAGATTGA
- the LOC135345360 gene encoding uncharacterized protein LOC135345360 isoform X2, protein MIHPRTSYNHNVQWNRCKLLKMYYCFVVKLFLTMALSSVQTAEILNFSQSTDAVAPGGNITFICEVIGRSAEWKINDTFRYQSDPTRGFFIINVPIRNDTISDYLLLRLTITAYEYNNSSKISCFGFDPNTQQDKLFIIAGPPSEPQPRFSYTDNGLSLTITWNKPFTHTGFNITAYSLLIYNTSDSTMRNVTLGQQRMYVDVIDTAPSNCHELQYTVTVYNSLGSNAASVIAGYPIPLDPVEIQWRVLYNRDSAPHLEIWFKPAYVCSFQDVEYTVYLENVSGNSTLQTYGDVLYSVHSGLSVGANYTVIIEERSTVGLTVSRQDIVIEVLHSQSHQQVQIHNTAIGGLAVCLVVSLVLFFIFLALYCKQRKKAKYLRKISVDTANNGRPSTLRTRSSATKLNPIYEGGGPVYESPGGEPLRALLSTSTPSTPNTPLDNNNPRYVFDMPPPDLPPPRKLQFVLPNAPSCNGGNLEEDQEKADLKVALEEPEYTMMRPIRAVKPSPLILST, encoded by the exons ATGATACATCCTCGAACTAGCTATAATCATAATGTTCAGTGGAATCGTTGCAAGCTGTTAAAGATGTACTATTGTTTCGTAGTGAAACTGTTCCTTACAATGGCTCTGTCATCAGTGCAAACTGCAG aaatattaaatttctcTCAGTCAACTGATGCTGTAGCCCCAGGTGGAAACATCACATTCATTTGCGAGGTAATTGGTCGCTCTGCGGAGTGGAAAATCAACGACACTTTTAGATACCAATCTGACCCGACTAGGGGCTTCTTTATTATTAATGTCCCTATAAGGAATGACACTATATCGGATTACTTGCTTTTAAGGCTGACTATCACAGCTTATGAGTACAACAATAGTTCGAAAATATCTTGTTTTGGTTTTGACCCGAACACCCAACAAGACAAGCTCTTCATTATTGCAG GACCACCATCTGAACCCCAGCCACGATTCAGTTACACCGATAACGGTTTGTCACTCACCATCACTTGGAACAAACCCTTCACCCACACTGGATTCAACATCACTGCATACTCACTGCTAATTTACAACACGTCTGATTCCACAATGAGAAATGTGACATTGGGTCAACAACGTATGTATGTGGATGTCATCGATACTGCCCCTAGCAATTGCCACGAGCTACAATACACTGTGACAGTATACAACTCATTAGGGAGCAATGCAGCAAGTGTCATTGCAGGATATCCAATTC CACTTGATCCTGTTGAAATTCAATGGAGAGTTTTGTACAACAGAGACAGTGCACCACACTTGGAGATATGGTTTAAA CCGGCCTATGTTTGTTCCTTCCAAGATGTCGAGTATACAGTTTATCTTGAGAACGTTTCCGGAAACTCTACCCTACAAACCTATGGTGATGTTTTGTACAGTGTTCATTCTGGACTGAGTGTTGGAGCtaattatacagtaattatagAAGAACGAAGCACAGTAGGACTCACTGTGTCAAGACAAGATATTGTTATTGAAGTACTGCATTCTCAGA gtcATCAACAAGTGCAAATACATAACACAGCCATTGGAGGGCTTGCTGTGTGTTTGGTCGTTTCCCTTGTACTCTTCTTCATCTTCTTAGCTCTTTACTGCAAGCAAAGGAAAAAAGCAAAAT ATCTAAGAAAAATCTCGGTTGATACGGCCAATAATGGACGACCAAGCACATTGCGAACAAGATCATCAGCCACAAAACTAAACCCCATTTACGAAGGAGGTGGTCCTGTATATGAGAGTCCTGGTGGAGAACCGTTACGTGCCCTTCTATCAACTAGCACACCGAGTACTCCCAATACCCCCCTCGATAACAATAACCCACGTTACGTCTTTGATATGCCCCCACCAGATCTTCCACCCCCCAGGAAACTTCAGTTCGTGCTCCCCAACGCTCCATCCTGTAATGGAGGGAACCTGGAGGAAGATCAAGAGAAGGCAGACCTAAAGGTGGCTTTAGAAGAGCCAGAGTACACCATGATGAGGCCGATCCGAGCAGTCAAGCCTTCGCCTTTGATTTTATCTACTTAA
- the LOC135345419 gene encoding sushi, von Willebrand factor type A, EGF and pentraxin domain-containing protein 1-like, translating into MPGSKSSSLCAVAVLAIAQVLTVNSTLCISCTAPLPYLQKIISHPAREIRYETVADLQNPLWCIDGVSAISSRLDRFGDIEAPEGHILTYTNPLSSDVANNKVLYLVDHATNSCTDINSAVEISSAVGNISSAILIMLHIVEATSCPKPPPLMNGRVSTTIEEDNSREIHTAVYSCDAGYYLDSNETRECVREIDEQIGQWTSSPPACISITCEVPTIANGTVTNSAFDSDEMQTNETVEYGTEIIYRCNAGFSLAGDYLPRTCRQSNNSGVWSGTASYCKPNNCTQLSEINYGLMPEYQDSNDTALNSLNQVAFSVGTIASYGCQRGYKLSGNGTKECLLTGEWSSPGSVECKVIECPHLEKPLNGSISFSSNLTVDGVAEYTCNDGYKLDRGSANRTCSLDNDNTTATWDGYPAVCTQNSLISNMQEALNGTMNNGTQNCEPEHSKEVNDIWRAISIVMGVLLLLFGILGLAVFICVRKSRQTKEYPIHNNEAITHCPDVIVNNNEL; encoded by the exons ATGCCAGGATCCAAGTCATCAAGTCTGTGTGCAGTAGCTGTCTTAGCGATAGCGCAAGTTTTGACTGTTAACTCAACACTATGTATAT CTTGCACGGCACCATTACCGTACCTACAAAAGATAATTTCCCACCCTGCTAGAGAAATCCGATATGAAACTGTCGCAGACTTACAAAACCCACTATGGTGCATCGATGGAGTCAGTGCAATATCAAGTCGTCTTGATAGGTTTGGTGACATTGAAGCACCAGAGGGACACATTCTTACATATACCAATCCTTTATCAAGTgatgtggccaataataaggTGCTGTATTTAGTTGATCATGCAACGAACAGTTGCACTGATATCAACAGTGCAGTGGAAATATCTTCAGCAGTTGGAAATATAAGCTCAGCCATTTTGATAATGTTACACATTGTCGAAG CTACCTCATGTCCTAAACCACCACCCCTAATGAACGGACGAGTGAGCACCACAATCGAAGAGGACAATAGTAGAGAAATCCACACAGCTGTCTACAGTTGTGATGCAGGATATTACCTGGATAGCAACGAGACAAGAGAATGTGTGAGAGAGATTGACGAACAGATTGGACAATGGACGAGTTCACCACCAGCTTGCATTT CTATTACATGTGAAGTGCCGACAATAGCCAATGGTACCGTTACCAATAGTGCTTTTGATTCTGACGAAATGCAAACAAATGAAACTGTAGAATACGGAACTGAAATAATCTATCGTTGTAATGCTGGATTCAGTCTAGCTGGAGATTATCTACCAAGAACTTGTCGCCAGAGTAACAACAGTGGCGTATGGAGTGGTACAGCATCATATTGCAAGC CTAATAATTGTACACAACTATCTGAAATCAATTATGGCCTCATGCCTGAATATCAGGATTCTAACGACACAGCTCTAAACAGTTTGAATCAAGTTGCCTTCTCAGTGGGAACTATCGCTAGCTACGGTTGCCAGAGAGGATACAAGTTAAGCGGCAATGGAACAAAAGAGTGTCTTCTTACTGGAGAGTGGAGTAGTCCAGGAAGTGTTGAATGCAAAG TGATAGAATGTCCTCATTTGGAAAAACCTTTGAACGGATCTATAAGTTTCAGCAGCAATTTGACAGTTGATGGAGTGGCAGAGTACACATGTAATGATGGCTACAAACTAGACAGAGGGAGTGCTAACAGAACATGTTCTTTAGATAATGATAATACTACTGCCACTTGGGATGGTTATCCTGCAGTATGTACACAGAATAGTCTTATTA GTAATATGCAAGAAGCATTGAATGGGACTATGAATAATGGGACACAGAACTGTGAACCAGAACACTCAAAAGAAGTCAATGACATTTGGAGAGCAATATCAATTGTCATGGGGGTTTTGTTGTTGCTATTTGGAATTCTTGGATTAGCAGTATTCATCTGTGTCAGGAAATCAAGGCAAACGAAGGAATATCCCATACACAATAACGAAGCAATCACACACTGTCCG GATGTGATTGTCAATAATAATGAACTTTGA
- the LOC135345397 gene encoding uncharacterized protein LOC135345397 codes for MVCFIIALIFLLHNSNAQGIISFNQSAAAVPPNVNMTFYCEATGISVYLEINDVPLFDIRDSSGIYSQRQNYAGLWVLSVAIQANSTNNKTKITCFVDTNHKEDRYLIVAGPPSNPLPRLGYNNHNHSLTLNWNEPFTHPGFNVIRYTLEIMNTANHETISEPIDMQLRRVYMYTSILPVMCTELEYTVTAYNEVGNSTASVTGGFPIDIAPVEIQSRVLYQGNGSPHLEIWFEPAYSCSFQVVNYTVYLEESIEETVLLNYCDNRYSVHSGLSSGANYTVVVEAESIAGLTVTKKKVAILEQKLEGLTTSSCLCTAEYGQEMLTYQIISGALAAFFAILAVLMIIVLSLYCRQCRLQKKKKIKNALRGTVATPTIPQRPLSLQTKCAATNPIYEGPLYESPGGEPLRTLLGSTPSTPNTPLDSPRYTFDMLPPSLPPPRKASTYSVPYDTPDIASLHETQKLDFSNIEMPKTARLGDEYTVMRPANVRTGRKSRPSPLVIPSLTTLPEV; via the exons ATGGTTTGCTTCATTATTGCTTTAATCTTTCTCCTACATAATTCGAATGCTCAAG GGATTATCAGCTTCAATCAGTCGGCAGCAGCTGTTCCTCCGAATGTAAACATGACATTTTACTGCGAGGCTACTGGCATATCAGTGTATTTGGAGATAAACGATGTTCCTTTGTTCGATATAAGGGACAGCTCTGGTATATACTCACAGAGGCAAAACTATGCTGGACTGTGGGTCCTCAGTGTCGCAATTCAAGCAAATTCTACAAATAACAAGACCAAGATTACATGCTTTGTTGATACCAATCACAAGGAAGACAGATACCTCATTGTTGCag GTCCCCCATCGAACCCTCTCCCACGTTTGGGCTACAATAACCACAATCATTCATTAACCTTAAACTGGAACGAACCTTTCACCCACCCTGGATTCAATGTGATTCGTTACACTCTGGAAATAATGAACACCGCCAACCATGAGACTATAAGTGAACCTATTGACATGCAACTACgtcgtgtgtacatgtatactagtaTCCTGCCGGTCATGTGCACTGAGTTGGAATACACTGTGACGGCATACAATGAAGTTGGAAATTCTACGGCTTCTGTGACTGGAGGATTCCCAATTG ACATTGCACCTGTGGAAATTCAGTCAAGAGTTCTGTATCAAGGAAATGGTTCTCCTCATTTGGAAATTTGGTTTGAA CCTGCTTATTCTTGCTCTTTCCAAGTGGTGAATTACACTGTCTACCTTGAGGAGTCCATCGAAGAAACAGTTCTCCTTAACTACTGTGATAATCGCTATAGTGTTCACTCTGGACTGAGCAGTGGAGCTAACTACACTGTTGTGGTGGAAGCTGAGAGCATAGCCGGGCTAACTGTCACTAAGAAAAAGGTCGCTATTCTTGAACAGAAACTCGAAG GCTTGACTACTTCGTCATGTTTATGTACTGCGGAATATGGACAAGAAATGTTAACATACCAAATCATTAGTGGAGCTCTTGCTGCTTTTTTTGCCATCCTCGCTGTTTTAATGATTATTGTCTTATCTCTGTATTGCAGGCAGTGTAGACTACAAAAAA AGAAAAAAATTAAGAATGCTCTAAGAGGTACTGTAGCTACACCTACGATACCCCAGAGACCACTATCTCTGCAGACAAAATGTGCAGCTACAAATCCGATATATGAAGGCCCCCTCTACGAAAGCCCTGGAGGCGAACCACTGCGTACCCTCCTCGGCAGCACCCCCAGTACACCAAACACACCCCTCGACAGTCCTCGCTATACGTTCGATATGCTCCCCCCTAGTCTACCCCCTCCGAGGAAAGCATCGACATACTCTGTACCTTACGATACCCCTGACATCGCATCCCTTCATGAGACGCAAAAATTAGATTTTTCAAACATAGAGATGCCTAAGACAGCACGCTTAGGAGATGAGTACACAGTGATGAGGCCAGCTAATGTTAGGACAGGGAGGAAGTCAAGACCATCTCCACTTGTTATTCCGAGTTTGACCACCCTCCCAGAAGTGTAA